One Gloeomargarita sp. SKYB120 genomic window, GGATTATCGTTTTATGGGGAGAGAAAACTCATGGTCAAGTGCGATTGCGAGCGGTGTGTGTGCCAAGTGGACCCGGCAACCGCTATTCGTGTGGGGGACAAGGTCTATTGCAGCGACGCCTGCGCCCAGGGACACCCCAACGGGCCGGGCTGTGGCCACGACAGTTGCCCCTGCTAGGTTCGGCTAGCCCTTCAAGGGATGGTCTCAGCAGTCCGCTGCATGGCGCGGGGAAACCCCACCGGCAATAACCTCTGGTGGGTACGGGCGGCCT contains:
- a CDS encoding metallothionein, giving the protein MVKCDCERCVCQVDPATAIRVGDKVYCSDACAQGHPNGPGCGHDSCPC